The Streptomyces pactum genome contains a region encoding:
- the rsmA gene encoding 16S rRNA (adenine(1518)-N(6)/adenine(1519)-N(6))-dimethyltransferase RsmA has product MSSPTPDALLGAADVRELAAALGVRPTKQRGQNFVIDANTVRRIVRTAEVRPDDVVVEVGPGLGSLTLALLEAADRVTAVEIDDVLAGALPATVAARMPERADRFALVHSDAMHVTELPGPAPTALVANLPYNVAVPVLLHMLDTFPTIERTLVMVQAEVADRLAAGPGNKVYGVPSVKANWYAGVRRAGAIGRNVFWPAPNVDSGLVSLVRRSEPLKTTASKREVFAVVDAAFAQRRKTLRAALAGWAGSAAAAEAALVAAGVSPQARGEALTVEEFARIAEHKE; this is encoded by the coding sequence GTGAGCAGCCCCACCCCCGACGCCCTTCTGGGCGCCGCCGACGTCCGTGAACTCGCGGCCGCCCTCGGCGTGCGCCCCACCAAGCAGCGCGGCCAGAACTTCGTCATCGACGCCAACACGGTCCGCCGTATCGTCCGCACCGCCGAGGTACGCCCCGACGACGTGGTGGTCGAGGTGGGACCGGGTCTCGGCTCGCTCACCCTGGCCCTGCTGGAGGCCGCCGACCGGGTCACCGCCGTCGAGATCGACGACGTACTCGCCGGCGCACTCCCCGCCACCGTCGCCGCCCGGATGCCCGAACGCGCCGACCGTTTCGCGCTCGTCCACTCCGACGCGATGCACGTGACCGAGCTGCCGGGCCCCGCCCCGACCGCGCTGGTCGCCAACCTGCCGTACAACGTGGCCGTGCCCGTGCTGCTGCACATGCTCGACACCTTCCCGACCATCGAGCGCACCCTCGTCATGGTCCAGGCCGAGGTCGCCGACCGGCTCGCCGCCGGGCCCGGCAACAAGGTGTACGGCGTACCGTCCGTGAAGGCCAACTGGTACGCCGGGGTCCGGCGGGCCGGGGCCATCGGCCGCAACGTCTTCTGGCCCGCGCCGAACGTCGACAGCGGGCTGGTGTCACTCGTCCGGCGCAGTGAGCCGCTCAAGACCACCGCGTCCAAGCGCGAGGTGTTCGCCGTCGTCGACGCCGCGTTCGCCCAGCGCCGCAAGACCCTGCGGGCCGCGCTCGCCGGGTGGGCCGGTTCGGCGGCGGCCGCCGAGGCCGCCCTCGTCGCGGCGGGCGTGTCGCCGCAGGCGCGCGGAGAGGCGCTGACCGTGGAAGAGTTCGCGCGTATCGCCGAACACAAGGAGTGA
- a CDS encoding dolichyl-phosphate-mannose--protein mannosyltransferase, producing the protein MTSTASSTDTRQDQAPHDRRPTWQQRLRRFGYPAGPAADDVRGRLVPPYTSPGPRLWAFLGLAKAPADRIVRWSAWGGPLLVALLAGVLRFWNLGSPKAVIFDETYYAKDAWALIHRGFEVNWDKNANDLILNSGGDVPIPTDAAYVVHPPVGKYVIGLGELLFGFDPFGWRFMTALLGTLSVLLLCRIGRRLFRSTFLGCLAGALMALDGLHFVMSRTALLDSVLMFFVLAAFGCLVADRDWARGRLAAALPVDDDGRVRPDAHLAETFRFGWRPWRLAAGLMLGLAAATKWNGLYIMAAFCVMAVLWDVGTRRVAGAHRPHLAVLRYDLGWAFLSTVPVALATYVLSWLGWILSPADGTGGYYRDWAANDGKDSSWSWLLPDWWRSLWHYESQVLEFHTNLTSPHTYQSNPWSWIVLGRPVSYFYESPAAGADGCPADAGEKCAREVLALGTPLLWWVGCFALLYVLWRWAFRRDWRAGAIACGIAAGYLPWFLYQERTIFLFYAVVFLPFLCLAVAMLLGAIVGRPGCGDARRVAGATGAGVLVLLIAWNFIYFWPIYTGTAIPMEDWRARMWLDTWV; encoded by the coding sequence GTGACCAGTACCGCGTCCTCCACGGACACCCGGCAGGACCAGGCCCCGCACGACCGGCGGCCCACCTGGCAGCAGCGGCTGCGCCGTTTCGGCTACCCGGCGGGGCCCGCGGCCGACGACGTCCGCGGCCGGCTGGTGCCGCCGTACACGAGCCCCGGTCCGCGCCTGTGGGCCTTCCTGGGGCTGGCCAAGGCGCCGGCCGACCGGATCGTGCGCTGGTCGGCGTGGGGCGGGCCGCTGCTGGTGGCGCTGCTCGCGGGCGTGCTGCGGTTCTGGAACCTGGGCAGTCCGAAGGCGGTGATATTCGACGAGACGTACTACGCCAAGGACGCCTGGGCGCTGATCCACCGCGGTTTCGAGGTCAACTGGGACAAGAACGCCAACGACCTGATCCTGAACTCCGGCGGCGACGTCCCGATCCCCACGGACGCGGCCTACGTCGTGCATCCGCCGGTCGGCAAGTACGTCATCGGGCTGGGCGAGCTGCTGTTCGGCTTCGACCCGTTCGGCTGGCGCTTCATGACGGCACTGCTCGGCACGCTCTCGGTGCTGCTGCTGTGCCGGATCGGCCGGCGCCTGTTCCGCTCGACCTTCCTCGGGTGCCTGGCGGGCGCGCTGATGGCGCTCGACGGGCTGCACTTCGTGATGAGCCGCACCGCGCTGCTGGACAGCGTGCTGATGTTCTTCGTGCTGGCGGCCTTCGGCTGTCTGGTCGCCGACCGCGACTGGGCCCGCGGGAGACTCGCCGCCGCACTGCCGGTGGACGACGACGGCCGGGTCCGCCCGGACGCGCACCTCGCCGAGACGTTCCGCTTCGGGTGGCGTCCGTGGCGGCTGGCGGCGGGGCTGATGCTGGGCCTGGCGGCGGCCACCAAGTGGAACGGCCTCTACATCATGGCGGCCTTCTGCGTGATGGCGGTGCTGTGGGACGTCGGCACCCGCCGGGTCGCGGGCGCCCACCGGCCGCATCTGGCGGTACTCAGGTACGACCTGGGCTGGGCGTTCCTGTCGACGGTCCCGGTCGCGCTCGCCACGTACGTCCTGTCCTGGCTGGGCTGGATCCTCTCGCCCGCCGACGGCACCGGCGGCTACTACCGCGACTGGGCCGCGAACGACGGCAAGGACAGTTCCTGGTCCTGGCTCCTCCCGGACTGGTGGCGCAGCCTGTGGCACTACGAGTCGCAGGTGCTGGAGTTCCACACCAACCTCACCTCGCCGCACACCTACCAGTCGAACCCCTGGAGCTGGATCGTCCTGGGCCGCCCGGTCTCCTACTTCTACGAGTCGCCGGCGGCCGGTGCGGACGGCTGCCCGGCCGACGCGGGCGAGAAGTGCGCCCGCGAGGTCCTCGCGCTCGGCACCCCGCTGCTGTGGTGGGTGGGCTGCTTCGCGCTGCTGTACGTCCTGTGGCGCTGGGCCTTCCGCCGCGACTGGCGCGCGGGCGCCATCGCCTGCGGCATCGCGGCCGGCTATCTGCCCTGGTTCCTGTACCAGGAGCGCACGATCTTCCTCTTCTACGCCGTCGTCTTCCTGCCGTTCCTGTGCCTGGCGGTGGCGATGCTGCTGGGGGCGATCGTGGGCCGGCCGGGCTGCGGCGACGCCCGGCGGGTCGCGGGGGCGACGGGCGCTGGCGTACTGGTGCTGCTGATCGCGTGGAACTTCATCTACTTCTGGCCCATCTACACCGGCACGGCGATCCCGATGGAGGACTGGCGGGCGCGGATGTGGCTCGATACGTGGGTCTGA
- a CDS encoding ABC-F family ATP-binding cassette domain-containing protein: MAVNLVNVENVSKVYGTRALLDGVSLGVSEGDRIGVVGRNGDGKTTMIRMLAKLEEPDTGRVTHSGGLRLGVLTQHDSLDPEATVRHEVIGDLADHEWAGNAKIRDVLTGLFGGLDMPGFPQGLDTVIGPLSGGERRRIALAKLLIDEQDLVVLDEPTNHLDVEGIAWLARHLRERRSALVCVTHDRWFLDQVCTRMWDVQRGDVFEYEGGYSDYVFARAERERIAATEETKRQNLVRKELAWLRRGAPARTSKPRFRVEAANELIADVPPPRDSSELMKFASSRLGKTVFDLEDVTVQAGPKVLLKHVTWQLGPGDRIGLVGVNGAGKTSLLRDLANAAYSDGERQPAGGHVKVGRTVKLAYLSQEVAELDPTWRVLEAVQRVRERVDLGKGREMTAGQLCETFGFGKEKQWTPVGDLSGGERRRLQLLRLLMDEPNVLFLDEPTNDLDIETLTQLEDVLDGWPGSMIVISHDRFFVERTTDRVFALLGDGALRMLPRGIDEYLERRRRMEEAAAASAPAPAAKPAAEVPEKSAADVRAAKKELQKIERQLDKVSEKETKLHARIAENATDFAKVAELDTELRELAGQREELESRWLELAEDA; encoded by the coding sequence ATGGCCGTCAACCTGGTCAATGTCGAGAACGTCAGCAAGGTGTACGGCACCCGTGCACTCCTCGACGGCGTGTCCCTCGGCGTCTCCGAGGGGGACCGCATCGGCGTCGTCGGCCGCAACGGCGACGGCAAGACCACGATGATCCGGATGCTCGCCAAGCTGGAGGAGCCGGACACCGGCCGCGTCACCCACTCCGGCGGGCTGCGGCTCGGCGTCCTCACCCAGCACGACTCCCTCGACCCCGAGGCCACCGTCCGGCACGAGGTCATCGGCGACCTCGCCGACCACGAGTGGGCGGGCAACGCCAAGATCAGGGACGTGCTGACCGGGCTGTTCGGCGGCTTGGACATGCCGGGCTTCCCGCAGGGTCTCGACACCGTCATCGGGCCGCTCTCCGGTGGCGAGCGGCGCCGCATCGCGCTCGCCAAGCTGCTCATCGACGAACAGGACCTCGTCGTCCTCGACGAGCCCACCAACCACCTCGACGTCGAGGGCATCGCCTGGCTCGCCCGGCACCTGCGCGAGCGCCGCTCCGCGCTCGTCTGCGTCACCCACGACCGGTGGTTCCTCGACCAGGTCTGCACCCGCATGTGGGACGTGCAGCGCGGCGACGTCTTCGAGTACGAGGGCGGCTACTCCGACTACGTCTTCGCCCGCGCCGAGCGCGAGCGGATCGCCGCCACCGAGGAGACCAAGCGGCAGAACCTCGTCCGCAAGGAGCTGGCCTGGCTCAGGCGCGGCGCCCCCGCCCGCACCTCCAAGCCCCGCTTCCGCGTCGAGGCCGCCAACGAGCTGATCGCGGACGTGCCGCCGCCCCGGGACAGCAGCGAGCTGATGAAGTTCGCCTCGTCCAGGCTCGGCAAGACCGTGTTCGACCTGGAGGACGTGACCGTCCAGGCCGGTCCCAAGGTGCTGCTCAAGCACGTCACCTGGCAGCTCGGCCCCGGCGACCGCATCGGCCTGGTCGGCGTCAACGGCGCCGGCAAGACCTCCCTGCTGCGGGACCTCGCGAACGCGGCGTACAGCGACGGGGAGCGGCAGCCCGCGGGCGGGCACGTCAAGGTCGGCAGGACCGTCAAGCTGGCCTACCTCTCCCAGGAGGTCGCCGAACTCGACCCCACCTGGCGGGTGCTGGAGGCCGTGCAGCGCGTCCGCGAGCGCGTCGACCTCGGCAAGGGCCGGGAGATGACCGCCGGGCAGTTGTGCGAGACGTTCGGCTTCGGCAAGGAGAAGCAGTGGACGCCGGTCGGTGACCTCTCCGGCGGTGAGCGGCGGCGGCTCCAACTGCTGCGGCTCCTCATGGACGAGCCCAACGTCCTCTTCCTCGACGAGCCCACCAACGACCTCGACATCGAGACTCTGACCCAGCTCGAGGACGTGCTCGACGGCTGGCCCGGTTCGATGATCGTCATCTCCCACGACCGGTTCTTCGTCGAGCGCACCACCGACCGGGTCTTCGCCCTGCTCGGCGACGGCGCGCTGCGGATGCTGCCGCGCGGCATCGACGAGTACCTGGAGCGCCGCCGGCGCATGGAGGAGGCGGCCGCGGCCAGTGCCCCGGCCCCGGCGGCGAAGCCGGCCGCCGAGGTGCCGGAGAAGAGCGCCGCCGACGTGCGCGCCGCCAAGAAGGAGCTCCAGAAGATCGAGCGGCAGCTCGACAAGGTCTCCGAGAAGGAGACCAAGCTGCACGCGCGGATCGCCGAGAACGCCACGGACTTCGCGAAGGTGGCCGAGCTGGACACCGAGCTGCGCGAACTGGCCGGTCAGCGCGAGGAGCTGGAATCGCGCTGGCTGGAACTGGCGGAGGACGCCTGA
- a CDS encoding resuscitation-promoting factor, with amino-acid sequence MIRTQSETFETYETPAPYDVHSAPTLAYGDTHRPGAHRPASEAAGPAALPRQGAAPASAPASAPAPAPGDGRAARRRRERCAGRTDGSLRRLLPRALVVAFLAGGTTAFVAKDKAVELTVDGSARTLHTFADDVTELLADEGVEVGAHDVIVPAPGTPLTSGEEVAVRYGRPVLLTLDGRRRQVWTTAETVEGALRQLGVRTEGAYLSTEGSRRIGREGLALNVWTERVVTVMADGRARTVRTNAATVGEAVEEAGVTLRDQDTTSVPATGFPRDGQTVTVLRITGSEEVREDPIPFAVRRADDPSLYRGTEVVEQAGQPGLRRTTYAVRTVNGVREKPRRLHTEVVREPRPQVVRVGTRARPASVRGADHLNWEGLAACESGGRPDAVDPSGTYGGLYQFDTRTWHSLGGEGRPEDASAAEQTYRAKKLYVRSGADSWPHCGTRLQG; translated from the coding sequence GTGATCAGAACGCAGTCCGAGACCTTCGAGACTTACGAGACGCCCGCGCCGTACGACGTGCACAGCGCGCCGACCCTGGCGTACGGCGACACCCACCGCCCCGGCGCCCACCGCCCCGCCTCCGAGGCGGCCGGTCCCGCCGCGCTGCCCCGGCAGGGCGCTGCCCCGGCTTCGGCCCCGGCTTCGGCCCCGGCTCCCGCGCCGGGCGACGGACGGGCCGCGCGCCGGCGCCGTGAGCGGTGTGCCGGGCGCACGGACGGCTCCCTGCGCCGGCTGCTGCCGCGCGCGCTGGTCGTGGCGTTCCTCGCGGGGGGCACCACCGCCTTCGTCGCCAAGGACAAGGCGGTCGAGCTGACCGTCGACGGCTCCGCGCGCACGCTGCACACCTTCGCCGACGACGTGACCGAACTGCTCGCGGACGAGGGCGTCGAGGTGGGCGCCCACGACGTGATCGTGCCCGCGCCCGGCACTCCGCTGACCAGCGGCGAGGAGGTCGCCGTCCGCTACGGGCGGCCCGTCCTGCTCACCCTCGACGGCCGCCGGCGCCAGGTGTGGACGACCGCGGAGACGGTGGAGGGGGCGCTGCGGCAGCTCGGCGTGCGGACGGAGGGCGCGTACCTGTCCACCGAGGGCTCCCGGCGCATCGGGCGGGAGGGCCTCGCCCTGAACGTGTGGACCGAGCGGGTGGTGACCGTCATGGCGGACGGCCGGGCCCGCACCGTCCGCACCAACGCCGCGACCGTGGGCGAGGCCGTCGAGGAGGCCGGGGTCACCCTGCGCGACCAGGACACCACCTCCGTCCCGGCGACCGGCTTCCCCCGCGACGGGCAGACCGTCACGGTGCTGCGGATCACCGGCTCCGAGGAGGTCCGCGAGGACCCGATCCCCTTCGCCGTGCGCCGGGCCGACGACCCCTCCCTCTACCGGGGCACGGAGGTCGTCGAGCAGGCGGGGCAGCCCGGCCTGCGGCGCACCACCTACGCCGTGCGCACCGTCAACGGCGTCCGCGAGAAGCCGCGCCGGCTGCACACCGAGGTGGTGCGCGAGCCTCGCCCGCAGGTCGTGCGGGTCGGCACCCGCGCCCGGCCGGCGTCCGTGCGGGGCGCCGACCACCTGAACTGGGAGGGCCTGGCCGCGTGCGAGTCGGGCGGCCGCCCGGACGCCGTCGACCCCTCGGGGACGTACGGGGGCCTCTACCAGTTCGACACCCGCACCTGGCACAGCCTCGGCGGCGAGGGCCGACCCGAGGACGCGTCGGCGGCGGAGCAGACGTACCGGGCGAAGAAGCTGTACGTACGCAGCGGCGCCGACTCCTGGCCACACTGCGGGACACGCCTGCAGGGCTGA
- a CDS encoding TatD family hydrolase produces the protein MPSNAAPGWSDKNDAPPLPEPLRVPVADSHTHLDMQSGTVEEALAKAASVGVGTVVQVGCDLAGSRWAAETAAAHDAVHATVALHPNEAPRIVHGDPGGGGPRQGARRPGGDAALDEALAEIDRLAALPQVKGVGETGLDHFRTGPDGKEAQERSFRAHIEIAKRHGKALVIHDRDAHADVLRVLKEEGAPERTVFHCYSGDAEMAGICASAGYYMSFAGNVTFKNAQNLRDALAVAPAELVLVETDAPFLTPVPYRGRPNAPYLVPVTVRAMAEVRGVDEDTLATALAANTARAFGY, from the coding sequence ATGCCTTCGAACGCCGCCCCGGGCTGGTCCGACAAGAACGACGCGCCCCCGCTCCCCGAACCCCTGCGGGTACCGGTCGCCGACTCGCACACCCACCTCGACATGCAGTCGGGCACGGTGGAGGAGGCTCTCGCCAAGGCGGCCTCGGTCGGGGTGGGCACGGTAGTCCAGGTCGGCTGCGACCTCGCCGGCTCCCGCTGGGCGGCCGAGACGGCGGCGGCGCACGACGCCGTCCACGCCACCGTCGCCCTGCACCCCAACGAGGCGCCGCGCATCGTGCACGGCGATCCTGGGGGAGGAGGGCCGAGGCAGGGGGCGCGGCGGCCCGGCGGGGACGCGGCGCTCGACGAGGCCCTCGCCGAGATCGACCGGCTGGCCGCGCTGCCCCAGGTGAAGGGCGTCGGCGAGACGGGGCTCGACCACTTCCGCACCGGCCCCGACGGCAAGGAGGCGCAGGAGCGCTCCTTCCGCGCCCACATCGAGATCGCCAAGCGGCACGGCAAGGCGCTGGTCATCCACGACCGCGACGCCCACGCCGACGTGCTGCGCGTCCTCAAGGAGGAGGGCGCCCCCGAGCGCACCGTCTTCCACTGCTACTCCGGCGACGCCGAGATGGCCGGGATCTGCGCGAGCGCCGGCTACTACATGTCCTTCGCCGGCAACGTCACCTTCAAGAACGCCCAGAACCTGCGCGACGCCCTCGCGGTGGCCCCGGCGGAGCTCGTCCTGGTGGAGACCGACGCGCCGTTCCTGACACCGGTGCCCTACCGGGGCCGGCCGAACGCGCCCTACCTGGTGCCGGTCACGGTGCGTGCCATGGCCGAGGTGCGGGGCGTCGACGAGGACACGCTGGCGACGGCGCTGGCCGCGAACACGGCCCGCGCCTTCGGCTACTGA
- the rsmI gene encoding 16S rRNA (cytidine(1402)-2'-O)-methyltransferase yields the protein MTGTLVLAGTPIGDVRDAPPRLAEELAGADVVAAEDTRRLRRLTQALGVTPRGRVVSYFEGNESARTPELAEELAGGARVLLVTDAGMPSVSDPGYRLVAAAVERDVRVTAVPGPSAVLTALALSGLPVDRFCFEGFLPRKAGERLSRLREVAEERRTLVYFEAPHRLDDTLAAMAEVFGTDRRAAVCRELTKTYEEVRRGGLGELAAWAAEGVRGEITVVVEGAPQKGPEEFGAEELVRRVRVREEAGERRKEAIAAVAAEVGRPKREVFDAVVAAKNAGA from the coding sequence GTGACTGGAACCCTTGTACTCGCGGGCACCCCCATCGGCGACGTCCGGGACGCCCCGCCGCGCCTCGCCGAGGAACTGGCCGGAGCGGACGTCGTCGCCGCCGAGGACACCCGGCGGCTGCGCCGGCTCACCCAGGCGCTCGGCGTCACGCCCCGGGGGCGTGTCGTGTCGTACTTCGAGGGCAACGAGTCCGCCCGTACGCCCGAGCTGGCCGAGGAGCTGGCGGGCGGCGCGCGGGTGCTGCTGGTGACCGACGCCGGGATGCCGTCCGTGTCCGACCCCGGCTACCGGCTGGTCGCCGCCGCCGTCGAGCGGGACGTCCGGGTGACCGCCGTGCCCGGCCCGTCCGCCGTGCTCACCGCGCTCGCCCTGTCCGGGCTGCCGGTCGACCGCTTCTGCTTCGAGGGCTTCCTGCCGCGCAAGGCCGGCGAACGGCTCTCACGGCTTCGGGAGGTCGCCGAGGAGCGCCGGACCCTCGTCTACTTCGAGGCCCCGCACCGCCTCGACGACACCCTCGCCGCCATGGCCGAGGTCTTCGGCACCGACCGGCGGGCCGCCGTCTGCCGGGAGCTGACCAAGACCTACGAGGAGGTCAGGCGCGGCGGGCTGGGCGAGCTGGCCGCCTGGGCCGCCGAGGGCGTGCGCGGCGAGATCACCGTCGTCGTCGAGGGCGCGCCGCAGAAGGGGCCCGAGGAGTTCGGCGCCGAGGAACTGGTGCGCCGGGTGCGGGTGCGCGAGGAGGCGGGGGAGCGGCGCAAGGAGGCGATCGCCGCGGTGGCCGCGGAGGTGGGCCGGCCCAAGCGGGAGGTGTTCGACGCGGTGGTGGCGGCGAAGAACGCGGGGGCCTGA
- a CDS encoding 4-(cytidine 5'-diphospho)-2-C-methyl-D-erythritol kinase has protein sequence MSVTVRVPAKVNVQLAVGAARPDGFHDLANVFLAVSLYDEITATPADGLRVTCEGPGADRVPLDRTNLAARAAEALAERYGRSPDVHLHIAKDIPVAGGMAGGSADGAGALLACDALWGTGASRDELLAICAELGSDVPFSLVGGAALGTGRGEKLTGLEVGGDFHWVFAMAARGLSTPAVFREFDRLGEDRDIPEPVADQAVLDALAKGDVAALAVAVTNDLQPAALSLFPELSDTLAAGRAAGALAALVSGSGPTTAFLAPDAKSASDIAGVLRASGTCRDVRTASGPAPGATVRD, from the coding sequence GTGAGCGTGACGGTCCGCGTCCCCGCCAAGGTCAACGTCCAGCTCGCGGTCGGCGCCGCCCGCCCCGACGGCTTCCACGACCTCGCCAACGTCTTCCTCGCCGTCTCCCTGTACGACGAGATCACCGCGACCCCGGCCGACGGTCTCCGCGTCACCTGCGAGGGCCCGGGCGCCGACCGGGTGCCCCTCGACCGGACCAACCTCGCCGCCCGCGCGGCCGAGGCGCTCGCCGAGCGGTACGGCCGCAGCCCGGACGTGCACCTGCACATCGCCAAGGACATCCCCGTCGCCGGCGGCATGGCGGGCGGCAGCGCGGACGGCGCCGGCGCGCTGCTCGCCTGCGACGCCCTGTGGGGCACCGGCGCCTCGCGCGACGAGCTGCTCGCGATCTGCGCCGAGCTGGGCAGCGACGTCCCCTTCAGCCTGGTCGGCGGCGCCGCCCTCGGCACCGGGCGGGGCGAGAAGCTGACCGGACTGGAGGTCGGCGGCGACTTCCACTGGGTCTTCGCGATGGCCGCCCGCGGACTGTCCACCCCGGCCGTCTTCCGCGAGTTCGACCGGCTGGGCGAGGACCGGGACATCCCCGAGCCGGTCGCCGACCAGGCCGTGCTCGACGCCCTCGCCAAGGGCGACGTCGCCGCGCTCGCCGTCGCCGTCACCAACGACCTCCAGCCCGCGGCGCTCTCCCTCTTCCCCGAACTGTCCGACACCCTCGCGGCGGGGCGGGCGGCGGGGGCGCTGGCGGCCCTGGTCTCGGGCTCGGGTCCGACCACGGCGTTCCTCGCCCCCGACGCGAAGTCGGCGTCCGACATCGCCGGGGTGCTGCGCGCCTCCGGCACCTGCCGCGACGTGCGGACGGCATCGGGTCCGGCGCCGGGGGCGACGGTCCGGGACTGA